The following proteins are encoded in a genomic region of Sorangiineae bacterium MSr12523:
- the aceK gene encoding bifunctional isocitrate dehydrogenase kinase/phosphatase, whose amino-acid sequence MSASFYIARAILDGFDKHYRLFRETTARAKERFERADWEGGRAAAFARIDMYDQRVREAVEVLAERFPDLGLDDTLWQSIKLSYVGLLHDHKQPECAETFYNSVATRVLDRRYHSNEYIFSRPAVSTEHLDGDEPTYRSYYPAELGDAFRQILLSYDLKSPKFENPFQDLERDVRLMLRAVEEHFPEGWDRQPNFQIQALRSLFFRNKAAYIVGRVLNGNVLIPLMVPILRDEEGRLFVDALLLDKRSIGRVLSLNHVYFMVDMEVPAAYVSFLETVVPQRPRADLYTMVGLQKQGKTLFFRDLQQHLKHSTDTFVLAPGTKGMVMLVFTLPSLPCVFKIIRDWFEPPKDTDRNVVLDRYQLVKHHDRVGRMTDALEFTHVAFPRERFSVEVLEEMERVAPSNVTIEGDRIVLKHIYVERRLVPLDMYIQDANDDELRDVIREYGEAVKDLARANIFPGDLLTKNFGVTRYGRVVFYDYDEICYLTDCRFRSMPKPRDDEEEMANEPWFAVEPNDIFPEQFPMFLFPEGRTREIFLAEHRDLAQARFWIERQAHIREGREEEVFPYGEAHRFANRDHKGG is encoded by the coding sequence ATGAGCGCAAGCTTCTACATCGCGAGAGCCATCCTCGACGGGTTCGACAAGCACTACCGGCTCTTTCGTGAAACCACGGCCCGCGCCAAGGAGCGGTTCGAGCGCGCCGATTGGGAGGGGGGCCGCGCGGCCGCCTTCGCGCGCATCGACATGTACGACCAGCGCGTGCGCGAAGCCGTCGAGGTACTCGCCGAGCGCTTTCCCGATTTGGGGCTCGACGATACGCTCTGGCAATCGATCAAGCTCTCGTACGTGGGGCTCTTGCACGACCACAAGCAGCCGGAGTGTGCGGAGACCTTCTACAACTCCGTGGCCACGCGCGTGCTCGACCGCCGTTACCATAGCAACGAGTACATTTTCTCCCGCCCGGCCGTCTCCACCGAGCACCTCGATGGGGACGAGCCCACGTACCGCTCGTATTACCCAGCGGAACTGGGCGATGCCTTCCGGCAGATTCTCCTGAGTTACGACTTGAAGAGCCCCAAATTCGAAAACCCATTCCAGGATTTGGAGCGCGACGTGCGCCTCATGTTGCGCGCCGTGGAGGAGCACTTCCCGGAGGGCTGGGATCGGCAGCCGAATTTCCAGATCCAAGCCCTGCGTTCGCTCTTCTTTCGCAACAAGGCCGCGTACATCGTGGGGCGGGTGCTCAATGGCAACGTGCTCATCCCGCTCATGGTTCCCATTCTGCGGGACGAGGAGGGCCGCCTCTTCGTGGATGCCTTGCTTCTCGACAAGCGCAGCATCGGGCGCGTGCTCAGTTTGAACCACGTTTACTTCATGGTCGACATGGAGGTGCCCGCCGCCTACGTCTCCTTTCTCGAGACTGTGGTGCCGCAGCGCCCGCGGGCCGATCTCTATACGATGGTGGGGCTGCAGAAGCAGGGCAAAACCTTGTTCTTTCGCGATCTGCAGCAGCATTTGAAGCACTCGACCGACACCTTCGTGCTCGCGCCCGGAACGAAGGGCATGGTCATGCTCGTCTTCACGCTGCCGTCGCTCCCGTGCGTCTTCAAGATCATCCGCGACTGGTTCGAGCCGCCGAAGGATACGGATCGCAATGTGGTGTTGGATCGGTACCAGCTGGTCAAGCACCACGACCGGGTGGGCCGCATGACCGACGCGCTGGAGTTCACCCACGTAGCCTTTCCGCGTGAGCGCTTCAGTGTCGAGGTGCTCGAGGAGATGGAACGCGTTGCACCGTCCAACGTCACCATCGAGGGCGATCGCATCGTGCTCAAACACATTTACGTGGAGCGCCGCCTGGTGCCCCTGGACATGTACATCCAGGATGCCAACGACGACGAACTCCGCGACGTGATTCGCGAGTACGGTGAGGCCGTCAAGGACCTGGCGCGCGCGAACATCTTCCCTGGCGACCTCCTGACGAAGAACTTTGGCGTCACGCGGTACGGACGGGTCGTCTTTTATGATTACGACGAAATTTGTTATCTGACCGATTGCCGTTTTCGGAGCATGCCCAAACCGCGCGACGACGAAGAAGAGATGGCCAACGAACCATGGTTTGCCGTCGAGCCGAACGACATCTTTCCGGAACAGTTTCCCATGTTTCTCTTTCCGGAAGGGCGCACGCGGGAAATCTTTCTCGCCGAGCACCGCGACCTCGCCCAAGCTCGCTTTTGGATCGAGCGTCAAGCCCACATTCGCGAGGGCCGCGAGGAAGAGGTATTCCCCTATGGCGAGGCACACCGATTCGCCAACCGCGATCACAAGGGCGGGTAA
- a CDS encoding beta-propeller domain-containing protein produces the protein MRNRSVGFFAVSALSLGAVGIVPSACNSTGTPSYQAAYEACVASVPKPAPQVVAGNASKVQSGLVASDENAADATMRAAAVAGMRRAVDNAKYNALVNLRCSALSKGSGEYDSAGGAGSGGVPAPANDHGSPTNVSGTNNQVSGVDEADFVKNDGHYIYTATGSALHIVEAWPAKSMREVGKATLEGTPLKLFVVGDRALVYSSVQKQNAAPSRLRSAPIGGGSSGACTYGYDCDFSGDGTATTLSLFDLTDRTHPRLVRTLKSSASLIAARRIGNAVHTVLGQRATTPSYRTYPEGSPKTEAEAERAFEALKIDNEKAMANLTMKDQLPTLDAGGGAAPITHLLQSTVPDGVAFTTVLSLDIANDSAPLNSVTVLSRAGAVYASAKSLYMAVPHQRDGYYGWFDDAPSFDEVSSVHKFAIGDGVLATEYRASGTVKGRVLNQFSMDEKDDHLRIATTTGHLPSPNAHNTLSILGQEGPALKVSGQIDNIANGEDIRSVRFDGDRGFMVTFKKTDPLYAFDLSKPSAPVILGELKIPGFSTYMHVMDKNHLLTIGYDANDHGDFAFFDGVLLQIFDVSNPKSPALVHKAKIGTRGSSSEALSDHLAFNYFVPKGALALPMTICEGGGDGSYGTNMTFSGLMVYDVSLDRGFALRGTVAHPNAETGNGYNNGGCYNWWTNASSEVKRSIFMDDIVYSVSTSRIKANDLQTLATDVAEVSIR, from the coding sequence ATGCGAAATCGATCCGTTGGCTTTTTTGCCGTTTCAGCGCTCTCGCTTGGCGCGGTCGGAATCGTCCCGAGTGCCTGCAACTCGACGGGAACCCCTTCGTACCAAGCGGCGTACGAAGCCTGTGTCGCCTCGGTGCCGAAGCCCGCACCGCAGGTCGTGGCTGGCAACGCCTCGAAAGTTCAGTCGGGCCTGGTGGCCAGCGACGAGAATGCTGCCGATGCCACGATGCGCGCGGCGGCCGTTGCCGGAATGAGGCGCGCCGTCGACAATGCCAAATACAATGCCCTGGTGAATCTGCGCTGCTCCGCGCTCTCGAAGGGTAGCGGTGAATACGATAGCGCGGGAGGGGCAGGGTCGGGCGGCGTGCCGGCGCCGGCGAACGACCATGGATCGCCGACGAACGTGTCGGGCACGAACAACCAAGTGAGCGGTGTCGACGAAGCGGATTTCGTCAAGAACGATGGACACTACATATATACGGCGACGGGGTCGGCGCTGCACATCGTGGAGGCATGGCCGGCGAAGAGCATGCGCGAGGTGGGCAAGGCCACCCTCGAGGGCACGCCGCTGAAGCTCTTCGTCGTGGGCGACCGAGCCTTGGTGTACTCCTCGGTGCAGAAGCAGAATGCTGCGCCCAGCCGCTTGCGATCGGCTCCCATCGGTGGTGGCAGCAGCGGGGCCTGCACCTACGGCTACGATTGCGACTTTTCCGGCGATGGCACGGCGACGACGCTATCGCTGTTCGACCTCACCGACCGCACGCACCCGAGGTTGGTGCGAACGCTCAAAAGCTCGGCCTCGCTGATTGCGGCGCGGCGCATTGGCAATGCCGTCCACACCGTGCTCGGGCAAAGGGCGACCACGCCCAGCTACCGCACCTACCCCGAGGGAAGCCCGAAAACGGAGGCCGAGGCCGAACGAGCCTTCGAGGCCCTGAAGATCGACAACGAGAAGGCCATGGCCAACCTCACTATGAAGGACCAGCTTCCGACGTTGGATGCCGGTGGCGGGGCGGCGCCGATTACCCATCTTCTGCAGTCCACGGTGCCGGACGGCGTGGCCTTTACCACGGTCCTATCCCTCGACATCGCCAACGACAGCGCGCCGCTGAACTCCGTGACCGTATTGAGCCGTGCGGGTGCCGTGTATGCGTCGGCGAAGTCGCTTTACATGGCCGTTCCGCATCAGCGCGACGGGTATTACGGCTGGTTCGATGACGCGCCCAGCTTCGACGAAGTGTCCTCCGTGCACAAATTCGCGATTGGCGATGGTGTGCTTGCGACGGAATACCGCGCGAGCGGTACGGTCAAAGGGCGCGTGTTGAATCAATTCTCGATGGACGAAAAGGACGACCATCTCCGCATCGCCACCACCACGGGCCACCTCCCGAGCCCCAATGCGCACAACACGCTGTCCATTCTCGGGCAAGAGGGCCCGGCGTTGAAGGTCTCGGGCCAAATCGACAACATCGCCAATGGCGAGGACATTCGCTCCGTGCGGTTCGACGGCGACCGCGGCTTCATGGTGACGTTCAAGAAGACCGATCCGCTCTACGCCTTCGATCTCTCGAAACCGAGCGCGCCGGTCATTTTGGGCGAGTTGAAGATCCCGGGGTTTTCCACGTACATGCACGTGATGGACAAGAATCACCTTCTGACCATCGGTTACGACGCCAACGATCACGGTGATTTTGCCTTCTTCGACGGCGTTCTTCTGCAGATCTTCGATGTCTCGAACCCGAAGTCGCCGGCCTTGGTGCACAAGGCGAAGATTGGCACCCGGGGATCCAGTTCCGAGGCGCTGTCGGATCATCTCGCGTTCAACTACTTCGTTCCGAAGGGCGCACTCGCTCTGCCCATGACCATCTGCGAGGGCGGCGGCGACGGTTCCTATGGCACCAACATGACATTCAGTGGCCTCATGGTCTACGACGTCTCGCTGGACCGCGGCTTCGCCCTTCGCGGCACCGTGGCACACCCCAATGCGGAAACCGGCAACGGTTACAACAACGGCGGTTGCTACAACTGGTGGACCAACGCCTCGAGCGAGGTCAAGCGCAGCATCTTCATGGACGACATCGTCTACAGCGTCTCCACCTCCCGCATCAAAGCCAACGACCTGCAAACCCTCGCCACCGACGTTGCCGAGGTCTCGATTCGCTGA
- a CDS encoding type II toxin-antitoxin system HipA family toxin, whose protein sequence is MASTTASLEIHVKGRWHVAGALSFSAPERGISSPGAFEYDLDYLDTMSTALGVRDARAVSCGYPLAYDTPTEAAWPPFLLDIIPTGAARRYWEDRLQLPNTSSSDWQVLMHGAGNPTGNLRIREAVDSPNPGTHPGFSRADVLERAEHFIEYAHASGAPVSGSSGAGGDSPKFLLREDKKGRWFADGVLPDSKTRHCWLVKFPRTRDASDRLILEAEAAYHAVAKRLGVRTFGDVTWESDCLFIPRFDRVVRKGVIERLGLESLCSLVGIAEFGVPLRKERQVSALMRYVTEPQQELREFLLRDVLDVAMGNTDNHGRNTSVLKTADGFIALSPLYDFAPMILDRRGVARVSRWEDNADYPNWTGVAEAVARFADVGQTKRWLRHLGARIEELPNTMKDVGVPVRVIARCEERIRRVASGLRTVR, encoded by the coding sequence ATGGCCAGCACAACCGCCAGTCTCGAAATTCACGTGAAGGGTCGCTGGCACGTGGCGGGAGCGCTGTCCTTCTCGGCGCCCGAGCGAGGCATTTCGTCGCCGGGAGCGTTCGAATACGATCTCGACTACCTCGACACCATGTCGACGGCGCTTGGTGTGCGCGACGCCCGTGCGGTGTCGTGCGGTTATCCCTTGGCGTACGACACTCCAACGGAGGCGGCCTGGCCTCCGTTTCTGTTGGACATCATTCCCACGGGGGCTGCCCGACGGTACTGGGAGGATCGTTTGCAGCTGCCGAATACGAGCAGCTCCGATTGGCAGGTGCTCATGCATGGCGCGGGAAACCCGACGGGTAACCTTCGCATTCGAGAGGCCGTTGACTCCCCCAATCCGGGGACGCATCCCGGATTCTCACGCGCCGACGTCCTCGAACGGGCCGAGCACTTCATCGAGTACGCGCACGCGAGTGGTGCACCCGTTTCGGGTTCGAGCGGGGCAGGCGGCGATTCCCCGAAGTTTCTTCTGCGGGAAGACAAGAAGGGGCGCTGGTTCGCCGATGGCGTGTTGCCGGATTCGAAGACCCGGCACTGCTGGTTGGTGAAGTTTCCCCGGACGCGTGACGCTTCCGATCGGCTGATTCTCGAAGCGGAGGCGGCATACCATGCGGTGGCCAAGCGGCTTGGCGTGCGCACCTTCGGTGACGTGACGTGGGAGAGTGACTGCCTGTTCATCCCCCGGTTCGATCGTGTGGTCCGCAAAGGTGTCATCGAGCGGCTGGGGCTCGAAAGCCTTTGTTCCCTCGTCGGCATCGCCGAATTTGGCGTGCCGCTACGCAAGGAGCGGCAGGTGAGTGCGCTCATGCGCTACGTCACCGAGCCCCAGCAGGAGCTACGCGAGTTTCTCCTTCGAGACGTTCTCGACGTGGCGATGGGAAATACGGACAATCACGGGCGCAATACTTCGGTGTTGAAGACTGCCGATGGGTTCATTGCGCTGTCGCCGCTGTACGATTTTGCCCCGATGATCCTGGATCGGCGTGGGGTGGCCCGAGTCAGCCGCTGGGAGGATAATGCCGATTATCCGAATTGGACGGGGGTCGCGGAAGCTGTGGCTCGTTTTGCAGACGTTGGCCAGACGAAGCGCTGGCTTCGTCACCTCGGCGCTCGGATCGAGGAGCTTCCGAACACCATGAAGGACGTGGGGGTTCCCGTTCGCGTCATCGCACGATGCGAAGAGCGCATTCGGCGTGTCGCATCCGGATTGCGTACGGTGCGGTGA
- a CDS encoding helix-turn-helix domain-containing protein yields MASVRKKKEDRAALRTELYDRVKRGEISLVEAVRTMRKIAGKTQAEYARLVGVGPRVLIDFERGVGNPTIKTLEKMLRPFNLELTVRRKPEERD; encoded by the coding sequence ATGGCAAGTGTCCGGAAGAAAAAAGAAGACCGCGCCGCTCTTCGTACCGAGTTGTACGATCGCGTAAAGCGCGGCGAGATCTCCCTGGTGGAAGCCGTGCGGACGATGCGCAAGATCGCTGGTAAGACGCAGGCGGAGTACGCGCGCCTCGTGGGCGTTGGGCCGCGCGTGCTGATCGACTTCGAGAGGGGCGTAGGCAATCCCACCATCAAGACGCTGGAAAAAATGCTACGCCCCTTCAACCTCGAGCTAACGGTTCGCAGAAAACCCGAAGAGCGCGATTGA
- a CDS encoding siderophore-interacting protein, with protein MASGQGLLGKMLGRLLFRHATATAVHEVSAHFRRVELRGEALRNAGWAAGDKVQVFLPDIGMRTYTPLSWHEARGTTELLLYAHGDGPGSRWTQSLREGDACQFFGPRRSLSLREDEPIFLVGDETAFGVAHAFKSSMRAGGMRAAFEVTSRPESEGVLHQIGLADAECFERAPEDLHLDGVCGSIRRAVTARPDTRLVLTGRAQSIQWIRARLKRDGLRAPSTVKPYWSVGKRGLD; from the coding sequence ATGGCTAGTGGTCAAGGGCTGCTCGGAAAGATGTTGGGACGCCTCCTGTTTCGCCACGCGACCGCAACCGCGGTGCACGAGGTTTCTGCCCACTTCCGCCGCGTCGAACTGCGCGGGGAAGCATTGCGGAACGCGGGCTGGGCCGCCGGCGACAAGGTCCAAGTGTTCCTTCCGGACATCGGCATGCGCACGTACACGCCGCTCTCGTGGCACGAGGCGCGCGGCACCACGGAGTTGTTGCTCTATGCGCATGGCGATGGGCCAGGCAGCCGCTGGACGCAGAGCCTTCGCGAGGGCGACGCGTGCCAATTTTTCGGCCCGCGACGTTCGCTGAGTTTGCGCGAAGACGAGCCGATTTTTCTCGTTGGCGACGAAACGGCGTTCGGCGTGGCGCACGCCTTCAAATCCTCGATGCGCGCGGGCGGGATGCGGGCGGCTTTCGAAGTGACATCGCGCCCCGAATCGGAGGGGGTGCTCCACCAAATCGGCCTCGCCGATGCGGAGTGTTTCGAGCGCGCGCCGGAAGACCTGCACTTGGATGGCGTCTGCGGATCGATCCGGCGTGCGGTGACGGCGCGCCCCGATACGCGCCTGGTGCTCACCGGACGCGCGCAATCGATCCAATGGATCCGTGCGCGGCTCAAACGCGATGGGCTTCGCGCCCCGAGCACGGTGAAGCCGTATTGGTCCGTCGGCAAGCGCGGACTCGACTGA